The Camelus bactrianus isolate YW-2024 breed Bactrian camel chromosome 11, ASM4877302v1, whole genome shotgun sequence genomic interval ctttagaaTGAGATACTAATAACCACTTCATGAGTGAGGGAGGgccttgaaaattaaaatagacGGCATGCACGGACACTAGCAGAGCTGCACGAGGGTGAGCGGCAGCCGCTGCTTGTCGCTGTACGGTCGAGGTGTCAAGTACACATCTTCCTGGAAAGGGAGTACGGCGCCCCGGATGTGCACTGAGACCCCCTCTCCTGACCACTCCATTTAAAATTGCAGACCTCCCTTCACCCTCTCTACTTCCGATCCCACTTACCCTGTTCAACTTTTTCACTTTCCCATAGCATTTAACACCTTCTGACACAGTGAGTAATTTACTTggttataattattatttattgtctCTTTTCACCTCTAGGAAGGGGTCTCCCCACAAAGGCAGGCtctttgcctgttttgttcattgaTCCCAGTAATGAGGGCAGTTCCAGTTCTGGGCAcgtagtagatgctcagtaaatactggttgaatgaatgaatgattcctGGACCCCTTGAGAATCCTGTAAAAGCCTCAGCTTTCTACCCCAGGGTGAGGAGGGTAGATCACATTCAAACAGCATTTTTGCCTAAAATTTCAGACCCTCAGAAGCCCACCCATTGAGAAAACGAGGTAGGAAGGCCTGTACTAAGAGAGATTTTGAATCTCCCATCAGGTGACTTCCCAAATGGCAGTGCAGACAAGTGTTTACCTTGACACTGCCCTGCCTTTGGGAACGTACTTGGGCTAGAACTCCCAGGCATTTGGATTCTCTCTTACTTGTATTTGAGAAATGGAAATCTCAAGGACTCAAATTAGTATATGGCTGCAGAGCTTGGAAAGCAAATAAGACAGTTGAATCAATTATAATTGCCTAGTCTGTGTATAAGAATGTTATAGACCAAGAGGTATTGATTTTTGTATAGAGATTAATCCCCAAATTATTCACAGGCAAATTTAATTAAATGTCAgtggatagttttttttttaatggaacatgATGCATTTACCTTATTTGTCCTTTTAAACTGTATTTATGATGCTATGAATGAAGTAATCACCAAATGTAGACTACTATTGCTAATAAAACCactgtataaaataagctactttCCTTCTAACCTTGGTTACGTAGAAGCTAAAGCCCTTAGATTTGCTGCCCCAAACAATCTGTTTTCAGAAGGAAAGACCCAAGATAATTAGACTCAGAAGCAGGAGTTGAGATGTGATGGGGTGCCCTTAGTGGTACTTGAATAATGGGACTGTTGCGAATTTCTCCTTTTCAGATTCCCCTCGACGACTATGGTGGTACCACTGGATTTGCTGGCTTCTCAGCGTGGTTGGAATCTTCTGTATTCTCTTAGCGCATGACCACTACACTGTGGACGTGGTGGTGGCATATTACATCACCACGAGACTCTTCTGGTGGTACCACACTATGGCCAATCAGCAAGTGAGTCCCTCTTCCCATCTGATTTTGAGTCCGGTTGCTCCTGGCTTGCTGTTGCCGGCATGGCAGGGGTTAAAGTGCAAAGAGTCCACAGATGtcttaggtttcttttttcttaagggGTAGTCAGCTAAGATTGTGTTGGCTTTTGTGATGCTGATCCACTTCCAAATCAGAAATGAGTAAGAAATGTGTTAATAGAATGACATAGGAGATTGCACCCTCCTGGAACAAGTATCACACTCTCATTGTCCctggaaagtattttttaagcTGTGCCCACCTcttgtttgatttgcatttctactttcttttctatCCGGGGCCCCTCACCAGCTTTATACTTAACATTTGATTGTCTCCATTTTCATCGTAGCAGAGTGAGTAACTAAAACACTAATTGAGGTATTTGTTTATAGACAGGAGGCTGAGTAAGCCCCATGTTCTCCTTGGAATTGGAGTTACTTGTTTTCCTGCTGGGATGTGGCCCGGTTGGCAGATGAGTACAGAGTGTAGAATGGTGGTTTGAGTGTGGACCTTGGGATATGTGGGTGGTCAAGGGGCAGGTCTGGGATCTTTTGTGAATCTTCATATGGAAACTATTTGACTCTAAAATGAAAGATGATGAGAAACATGTTCCTTCAGGGGCTGGAACAGTCAGTTGTTCTTCCTGACttggttttctctttctgtgttatCTTAGGTGCTAAAAGAAGCTTCGCAGATGAACCTCCTGGCCAGGGTATGGTGGTACAGGCCATTTCAGTACTTTGAAAAGAATGTCCAAGGAATTGTACCTCGCTCTTACCATTGGCCCTTCCCCTGGCCAGTAGTCCACCTCGGTAGGCAAGTTAAATACAGCCGGTTGGTGAACGACACATAACAGCTGTA includes:
- the SGMS1 gene encoding phosphatidylcholine:ceramide cholinephosphotransferase 1 isoform X3, encoding MTRILTNNPSIISRRFFCIVGTLYLYRCITMYVTTLPVPGMHFNCSPKLFGDWEAQLRRIMKLIAGGGLSITGSHNMCGDYLYSGHTVMLTLTYLFIKEYSPRRLWWYHWICWLLSVVGIFCILLAHDHYTVDVVVAYYITTRLFWWYHTMANQQVLKEASQMNLLARVWWYRPFQYFEKNVQGIVPRSYHWPFPWPVVHLGRQVKYSRLVNDT